The genomic DNA GGCCATCAAGAACACCGACATCGCCGAGGAGCTGGCCCTGCCCCCGGTGAAGATCCACTGTTCGGTCCTGGCCGAGGACGCCATCAAGGCGGCCATTGAGGATTATCAGGGGAAGCACGGTGCCGCGGAGCGACGCACCGCCTGAACCGGATTGATTCCCTCTCCAGTCCGCAGGAAACGCGACTGGACCTGCCGCCGGCCTGCCCAGGCCGGCTTTTTTGTGTGTGCTATTTGCGGGAAGCGGCGCTGAATCTCCGGTAGCGGTTGATCAGGCCATTGGTGGACGCATCGTGGGCACGGGTGTCGCTGTCCGCAGTCAGTTCCGGATACACCTTCTGCGCCAACTGCTTTCCCAGTTCGACACCCATCTGATCGAAGGAATTAATGTCCCAGATCACACCCTGTACGAACACCCGATGTTCGTACAGGGCAATGAGCGAGCCCAGCACCCGTGGCGTCAGCTTGCGATAGAGGATCGTGGTACTCGGCCGATTGCCCGGGAACAGCTTGTGCGGCATCAGGCGCTCGACCTCGTCGGCGGCAAGTCCCGCGGCTTCCAGTTCTGCGCGCGCCTCGTCCCCGGTGCGACCCCGCATCAGGGCCTCGGTCTGCGCCAGGCCGTTCGCCATCATGATTGTCTGGTGTTCACCGGGGGAGTCGAAGGTCTCCAGCGGCGCGAGAAAGTCCGTGGGTACGAGGCGTGTGCCCTGATGGAGTAGCTGAAAAAAGGCGTGCTGACCCTTGCCGCCGACTCCGCCC from Acidiferrobacteraceae bacterium includes the following:
- a CDS encoding iron-sulfur cluster assembly scaffold protein, yielding AIKNTDIAEELALPPVKIHCSVLAEDAIKAAIEDYQGKHGAAERRTA